One Methanolinea sp. DNA window includes the following coding sequences:
- a CDS encoding thioredoxin domain-containing protein, translating to MNRLGGEASPYLRGHARDPVDWYPWGEEAFDRARREGRPVFVSVGFATCHWCHVMHEESFSDPEVARVLNGSFVCVKVDREERPDLDQYFMDVCVALTGSGGWPLSLFLTPEGHPFFAATYIPRWGRPGRPGILEVFGAVARYWEEHRDEVVENSREIHGYISRARDYAPGGSLPVDAAERLYAHLASIHDPEGGGFGPPPLFPMPQVHLFLLRYASVSGRAEPLDLSCRVLAAMARGGVYDQLGGGFHRYSTDGRWLVPHFEKVLCDQALAALAYAEAFSLTGDRTFSRVARECMDYMCRDLQSPGGGFYAGEDADSAGGEGAFYTWTWEEIDSILDPGEREVFSHIFLVGGKERGGTKAGSAVAGPEIPGVLSAFREPREAAGILGMDEESVGAVLSGARAKLLSARNSRPRPPTDTLVLADWNGLAISALAVGSRVFGEPAFLQAAARAAGFVLRSMRSPDGGLFHRWSAGDAAVEGMSADYAGMVMGLVDLFLATGKPSFLSAAIELEEFHEEEFWDPARGGYYVTRSSVRDVPARRKEFLDGTVPSSNALSVSNLARLSLLTGNDAYLGRVEAITRYYSSLAASYPASCAMFFAGRLLVDGRSGTVVLAGGGGGPASSRLEAVVDRNYSPFLLPVRMGNEANAAGIAGLLPWCRPFLGEPGTARAHVCTGNVCLKPVEDAGELEALLGGFRSSLVIPPGLGRRED from the coding sequence GTGAACCGCCTCGGCGGGGAGGCCTCCCCCTACCTCCGCGGGCATGCCCGCGACCCCGTCGACTGGTACCCGTGGGGAGAGGAGGCATTCGACCGGGCGCGCAGGGAGGGCAGGCCCGTCTTCGTCTCCGTGGGATTCGCGACGTGCCACTGGTGCCACGTGATGCACGAGGAATCCTTCTCCGACCCCGAGGTCGCACGGGTCCTGAACGGTTCCTTCGTCTGCGTGAAGGTCGACCGCGAGGAGCGGCCGGACCTCGACCAGTACTTCATGGACGTGTGCGTCGCCCTCACGGGCAGCGGCGGGTGGCCGCTCTCCCTTTTCCTCACGCCCGAGGGCCACCCCTTCTTCGCGGCGACGTACATCCCGCGGTGGGGGCGACCCGGCAGGCCCGGGATCCTCGAGGTCTTCGGCGCTGTCGCGAGGTACTGGGAGGAGCACCGGGACGAGGTGGTGGAGAATTCCCGCGAGATTCACGGGTACATCTCGCGCGCGAGGGACTACGCTCCGGGAGGGAGCCTCCCGGTTGACGCGGCAGAGAGGCTCTACGCGCACCTCGCCTCGATCCACGACCCTGAGGGGGGTGGGTTTGGTCCCCCTCCCCTCTTCCCCATGCCGCAGGTCCACCTCTTCCTCCTCAGGTACGCGAGCGTCTCGGGCAGGGCAGAACCCCTCGATCTCTCCTGCCGCGTCCTCGCGGCGATGGCCCGCGGCGGGGTCTACGACCAGCTGGGCGGGGGATTCCACCGTTACTCCACGGACGGGCGCTGGCTCGTCCCCCACTTCGAGAAGGTGCTCTGCGACCAGGCACTCGCGGCCCTCGCCTATGCCGAGGCATTCTCCCTCACGGGGGACAGGACGTTTAGCCGCGTCGCGCGGGAGTGCATGGACTACATGTGCAGGGACCTCCAGTCACCGGGGGGTGGGTTCTACGCGGGGGAGGATGCCGACAGCGCGGGGGGAGAGGGCGCGTTCTACACGTGGACGTGGGAGGAGATCGACTCGATCCTCGACCCCGGTGAGAGGGAGGTGTTCTCCCACATTTTCCTCGTCGGGGGAAAGGAGCGCGGGGGGACAAAGGCAGGAAGCGCGGTCGCCGGGCCGGAGATCCCGGGGGTTCTCTCTGCCTTCAGGGAGCCGCGCGAGGCCGCGGGGATCCTCGGCATGGACGAAGAGTCCGTCGGGGCGGTGCTCTCGGGCGCGAGGGCAAAGCTCCTCTCCGCGCGGAATTCGAGGCCCCGGCCCCCCACCGACACGCTCGTCCTCGCGGACTGGAACGGTCTTGCGATATCGGCCCTCGCCGTGGGCTCGCGGGTATTCGGGGAACCTGCATTCCTGCAGGCCGCGGCGAGGGCAGCAGGATTCGTCCTCCGCTCGATGCGCTCGCCGGACGGCGGCCTCTTCCACCGGTGGAGCGCGGGGGACGCCGCGGTGGAGGGGATGTCGGCTGACTACGCGGGGATGGTCATGGGCCTCGTCGACCTCTTCCTCGCGACCGGCAAACCCTCGTTCCTCTCGGCCGCAATCGAGCTCGAAGAATTCCACGAGGAGGAATTCTGGGACCCCGCGAGGGGAGGGTACTACGTGACGAGGTCGTCCGTCCGCGATGTCCCGGCGAGGCGCAAGGAATTCCTCGACGGCACGGTTCCCTCGTCGAATGCCCTCTCTGTCTCCAACCTCGCCCGGCTCTCCCTCCTCACGGGGAACGACGCGTACCTCGGGAGGGTCGAGGCGATCACGCGGTACTATTCTTCCCTCGCGGCGTCGTATCCGGCCTCCTGCGCGATGTTCTTCGCGGGGAGGCTCCTCGTTGACGGCAGGTCGGGAACGGTCGTCCTCGCGGGGGGAGGCGGGGGTCCTGCCTCCTCGCGGCTCGAGGCGGTCGTCGACAGGAACTACTCCCCGTTCCTCCTCCCCGTCAGGATGGGTAACGAGGCCAACGCGGCGGGGATCGCGGGGCTGCTGCCATGGTGCAGGCCATTCCTCGGCGAGCCGGGCACGGCGAGGGCGCACGTGTGCACCGGGAACGTTTGCTTAAAACCGGTGGAGGACGCGGGTGAGCTCGAAGCGCTCCTCGGGGGCTTCCGGTCCTCCCTTGTCATTCCCCCGGGCCTGGGGAGACGCGAGGATTGA
- a CDS encoding deoxyribodipyrimidine photo-lyase, translating into MRWDPRVRYLRAGPPARGRYLLYWMQSSARSRGNIALEYSLEVARSLDLPLVACFCVYPGYPEANLRHFTFLAEGLVSAGDALARRGIPLVLRHGYPPREIADLARDASVVVTDRGYLAHHAAWRGELAGQVECPLAVVEDNVIVPVGEASPKEEWSAATFRPKVERLLPAFLWLPERGTPPRKAPDVDGIPYAEAPALASRGADGAVPPSPVFRGGEDEAERRLRLFVDGKLSSYPAHRNDPTRDVLSHLSPYLHFGHLSPVEIALRVSASGLPGAGEFLDQLVVRRELAFNFVTYNAGYDTFGALPAWAIETLSAHARDAREYVYSAREFERAETHDPYWNACQTEMVVTGKMHGYMRMYWAKKILEWTDSPREAFGIALSLNNKYELDGRDPNSYAGVAWCFGKHDRPWPERPVFGKVRYMGARGLERKFPVSEYVRTVEGLAERYGVPRP; encoded by the coding sequence GTGAGGTGGGATCCCCGCGTCCGGTACCTCCGCGCGGGTCCGCCGGCACGCGGGAGGTACCTCCTCTACTGGATGCAGTCTTCCGCCCGGTCGCGGGGCAACATCGCCCTCGAGTACTCCCTCGAGGTCGCCCGCTCGCTCGACCTGCCCCTCGTCGCCTGTTTCTGCGTGTATCCCGGGTACCCTGAGGCAAACCTCCGCCACTTCACTTTCCTCGCCGAGGGACTCGTCTCCGCCGGCGACGCGCTCGCCCGCCGCGGGATCCCGCTCGTGCTCAGGCACGGGTACCCCCCGCGGGAGATAGCCGACCTCGCGCGCGACGCGTCCGTGGTGGTGACCGACAGGGGGTACCTCGCGCACCACGCGGCGTGGAGGGGGGAGCTCGCCGGGCAGGTCGAGTGCCCCCTCGCGGTGGTCGAGGACAACGTCATCGTCCCCGTGGGGGAGGCTTCGCCCAAGGAGGAATGGTCGGCCGCGACCTTCCGCCCGAAGGTGGAAAGGCTCCTCCCGGCATTCCTCTGGCTCCCGGAGAGAGGCACCCCCCCGCGGAAGGCGCCCGACGTGGACGGGATTCCCTACGCGGAAGCACCCGCCCTCGCCTCGCGGGGTGCCGACGGGGCCGTCCCGCCATCACCGGTCTTCCGCGGCGGGGAGGACGAGGCAGAACGGCGGCTCCGCCTCTTCGTCGACGGGAAACTGTCATCCTACCCGGCCCACAGGAACGACCCGACGCGCGACGTCCTCTCCCACCTCTCCCCCTACCTCCACTTCGGCCACCTCTCCCCCGTGGAGATCGCCCTGCGGGTGTCCGCGTCGGGATTGCCGGGCGCGGGCGAATTCCTCGACCAGCTCGTCGTCCGCCGCGAACTCGCGTTCAATTTCGTCACGTACAACGCGGGGTACGACACGTTCGGGGCGCTCCCCGCGTGGGCAATCGAGACACTCTCTGCCCATGCCCGCGACGCGAGGGAGTACGTGTACTCCGCGCGGGAGTTCGAGCGGGCCGAGACGCACGATCCCTACTGGAACGCCTGCCAGACAGAGATGGTGGTCACGGGCAAGATGCACGGGTACATGCGGATGTACTGGGCGAAGAAGATCCTCGAGTGGACCGACTCGCCAAGGGAAGCCTTCGGGATCGCGCTGTCCCTCAACAACAAGTACGAGCTCGACGGGAGGGACCCGAACTCCTACGCGGGAGTCGCGTGGTGTTTCGGGAAGCACGACCGTCCCTGGCCTGAACGGCCCGTGTTCGGGAAGGTGAGGTACATGGGTGCGCGCGGTCTCGAGAGGAAGTTCCCCGTCAGCGAGTACGTGAGGACGGTCGAAGGCCTCGCGGAGAGGTATGGCGTTCCCCGGCCGTGA
- the mutS gene encoding DNA mismatch repair protein MutS, with protein MAQYQELKSRYPDAILLFHIGDFYETFGEDARIISRELDIALTSRSRDRDKNPIPLAGVPCHAAESYIARLIAKGYRVAVADQVEDPREAKGIVRREVVRVITPGMVMDESLLDSPAANYLAAVSPPAGKKEGGIAFLDITTGEFFCVPLPRENVAAAISDEFSRYAPREVLVGEGISPALCEYISGLTVAVSKVPDHYFDTDAARELLCTHFGVQSLEGFGLSGMDGAVGAAGAALAYARETQRQDLRQVTALSVRRSRDFCFLDAVTVRNLEILRPIRGQGKEGTLLWVLDKTATPMGSRLLSDWLCAPLLSKEAIDARLDAVEFMVRNTAVRMELVAVLRQCGDIGRISGRIAYGNVTPRDLRAAAETLAVVPRIPAILSGGIDGEVPTLLAEASAAIPDLGWARDLIERAIVEDPPAHARQGGVIRPGFSPELDALRDLSASGRDWIAELQQRERERTGIRSLKIGYNSVFGYYIEVTKPNLHLVPPHYVRKQTTSTGERFTIPELAEKEALISSADERRLALEQEVYRKVVEQLRQAVPALQVLSRSLSVLDVICSFATVAATRNYCRPVIDDRSTRLLVRGGRHPVVEAAMPGKFVPNDLEMSGEKDQVIILTGANMAGKSTYMRAAALTVIMAQAGSFVPADYALVGIVDRVFSRVGAFDDLASGQSTFMVEMLELANILHNVTERSLVILDEIGRGTGTLDGLCIARAVLEYLHGGRSRGPRTLFATHFHELVSMEGELPRVRNYHFAVKETGREVVFLRKLIPGATDRSYGIHVAALAGVPRPVIERARNLLDEEVRGRGRGTGQKPKRYTQMLLPDAGIAAPPVHPVVETIKNLNLDDMTPLSALSILYDLQKRARDTSGG; from the coding sequence ATGGCACAGTACCAGGAACTGAAATCCAGGTACCCGGACGCCATCCTCCTCTTCCACATCGGGGACTTCTACGAGACATTCGGGGAGGACGCACGGATCATCTCGCGCGAGCTCGACATCGCCCTCACCTCGCGGTCGAGGGACAGGGACAAAAACCCCATCCCCCTCGCGGGCGTCCCCTGCCACGCTGCCGAGAGTTACATCGCACGGCTCATCGCGAAGGGGTACCGCGTCGCGGTGGCAGACCAGGTGGAGGATCCCCGGGAGGCAAAGGGCATCGTGCGGAGGGAGGTCGTCCGCGTGATCACCCCCGGGATGGTGATGGACGAATCCCTCCTCGATTCCCCCGCGGCCAACTACCTCGCAGCCGTCTCCCCGCCGGCGGGAAAGAAGGAAGGGGGTATCGCGTTCCTCGACATCACGACGGGCGAGTTCTTCTGCGTTCCCCTCCCCCGGGAGAACGTTGCCGCCGCGATCTCGGACGAGTTCTCCCGTTACGCGCCAAGGGAGGTCCTCGTCGGCGAGGGAATCTCCCCGGCGCTCTGCGAGTACATCTCCGGGTTGACAGTGGCGGTATCGAAGGTTCCCGACCACTACTTCGACACCGATGCCGCGCGCGAGCTCCTCTGCACGCACTTCGGCGTCCAATCCCTCGAGGGGTTTGGTCTTTCGGGGATGGACGGCGCGGTCGGGGCGGCCGGGGCCGCGCTCGCGTACGCGAGGGAGACCCAGAGGCAGGACCTGCGGCAGGTGACCGCGCTCTCGGTCAGGCGGTCCCGCGATTTCTGCTTCCTCGACGCGGTGACCGTGAGGAACCTCGAGATACTCAGGCCCATAAGGGGGCAGGGGAAGGAAGGGACGCTGTTGTGGGTCCTCGACAAGACTGCAACGCCGATGGGGAGCCGCCTCCTCTCCGACTGGCTGTGCGCACCGCTCCTCTCGAAGGAGGCGATAGACGCGCGCCTCGACGCGGTGGAGTTCATGGTGAGGAACACGGCGGTCCGCATGGAACTCGTGGCCGTCCTCCGCCAGTGCGGCGACATCGGGAGGATATCGGGCAGGATTGCCTACGGGAACGTCACCCCCCGCGACCTGCGCGCCGCAGCCGAGACACTCGCGGTCGTCCCCCGGATACCGGCGATCCTCTCAGGCGGGATCGATGGGGAAGTCCCGACCCTCCTCGCGGAAGCATCGGCGGCGATCCCGGACCTCGGGTGGGCAAGGGACCTCATAGAGAGGGCAATCGTCGAGGATCCCCCCGCGCACGCGAGGCAGGGGGGAGTCATCCGGCCTGGGTTCAGCCCGGAACTGGATGCACTCCGGGACCTCTCCGCCTCGGGCAGGGACTGGATCGCGGAACTCCAGCAGAGGGAGAGGGAGCGGACCGGCATCCGGTCGCTGAAGATCGGGTACAACTCCGTCTTCGGGTACTACATAGAGGTGACGAAGCCAAACCTCCACCTCGTCCCGCCCCACTACGTGAGGAAGCAGACCACGTCGACGGGGGAGAGGTTCACGATCCCGGAGCTCGCAGAGAAGGAAGCGCTCATCTCGTCTGCCGATGAGCGCAGGCTCGCCCTCGAGCAGGAGGTCTACAGGAAGGTCGTGGAGCAGCTCCGGCAAGCCGTCCCGGCCCTCCAGGTACTTTCGCGTTCCCTCTCCGTCCTCGACGTCATCTGTTCCTTTGCAACCGTCGCGGCCACCCGCAACTACTGCAGGCCGGTCATCGACGACCGCTCGACCCGCCTCCTCGTCCGTGGAGGGAGGCACCCCGTCGTCGAGGCGGCGATGCCCGGGAAGTTCGTGCCAAACGACCTCGAGATGTCCGGGGAGAAGGACCAGGTCATCATCCTCACGGGCGCGAACATGGCGGGGAAGTCCACGTACATGAGGGCGGCCGCGCTCACCGTGATCATGGCACAGGCGGGGAGCTTCGTCCCCGCGGATTACGCCCTCGTGGGCATCGTCGACCGTGTCTTTTCCCGCGTGGGCGCGTTCGACGACCTCGCGAGCGGGCAGAGTACCTTCATGGTGGAGATGCTCGAACTCGCAAACATCCTCCACAACGTCACGGAGAGGAGCCTCGTCATCCTCGACGAGATAGGGAGGGGAACGGGAACGCTCGACGGCCTCTGCATCGCCCGCGCAGTCCTCGAGTACCTCCACGGGGGGAGATCCCGCGGTCCCCGCACCCTCTTTGCCACCCACTTCCACGAGCTCGTCTCGATGGAGGGGGAGCTCCCCCGCGTGAGGAATTACCACTTCGCGGTCAAGGAGACGGGAAGGGAAGTGGTTTTCTTGAGGAAGCTCATCCCGGGTGCAACCGACAGGAGCTATGGCATCCACGTGGCCGCACTCGCCGGTGTTCCCCGCCCGGTCATCGAGAGGGCACGAAACCTCCTCGATGAAGAGGTCAGGGGGCGCGGGAGGGGAACGGGGCAGAAGCCGAAGAGGTACACCCAGATGCTCCTCCCCGACGCGGGCATTGCAGCACCACCCGTCCACCCCGTCGTCGAGACCATCAAGAATCTCAACCTCGACGACATGACGCCGCTTTCTGCCCTCTCGATCCTCTACGACCTCCAGAAGAGGGCAAGGGACACGAGTGGAGGGTAG
- a CDS encoding HAD family hydrolase — protein MNGGRRVGAVILDMDNTLFDLVGAKYAACRAITREAGCGDPESLFSYFLREGKGFEDPENIREYFLDRGLDDADLLSRCTAIYREAKLAAIQPYPGVRETLHVLREKGLRLALVTDAHSRDAAPRLEKTGLSGLFDRVVTFDATWQKKPSPVPFGYALKLLGCRPREAIAIGDSPRRDIAPCRRLGMITVYARYGDRFARPDTTGGAHFAIDSPLELLAILETVAGGDDATGFPCAAGSLSP, from the coding sequence ATGAACGGCGGCAGGCGTGTCGGGGCCGTTATCCTCGACATGGACAATACCCTCTTTGACCTCGTGGGAGCAAAATATGCTGCCTGCAGGGCAATCACGCGCGAGGCAGGGTGCGGGGACCCTGAGAGTCTCTTCTCCTACTTCCTCCGCGAGGGGAAGGGATTCGAGGACCCCGAGAACATCCGGGAGTACTTCCTCGACAGGGGCCTGGACGACGCCGACCTCCTCTCGCGGTGCACCGCGATATACCGGGAGGCCAAGCTCGCGGCGATCCAGCCATACCCGGGGGTTCGGGAGACGCTCCACGTTCTGCGGGAGAAGGGACTGCGCCTCGCCCTCGTCACGGACGCCCACTCCCGCGATGCCGCGCCGAGGCTCGAAAAGACGGGTCTCTCTGGCCTCTTTGACCGCGTTGTCACCTTCGATGCGACGTGGCAGAAGAAACCGAGCCCGGTCCCGTTCGGGTACGCTCTGAAACTGCTCGGGTGCCGGCCCCGCGAGGCAATCGCGATCGGCGACAGCCCCCGGAGGGACATCGCACCCTGCAGGCGGCTGGGAATGATCACCGTCTACGCCCGGTACGGCGACCGGTTCGCCCGGCCGGACACCACGGGCGGGGCACACTTCGCGATAGACTCTCCCCTCGAGCTCCTCGCAATCCTCGAGACCGTCGCGGGGGGTGACGACGCCACGGGGTTCCCATGTGCGGCAGGTTCACTCTCGCCCTGA
- the mutL gene encoding DNA mismatch repair endonuclease MutL — protein sequence MPESAPGGKIRILDGETVARIAAGEVIERPASVVKELVENAIDAGARTIVVEIRSRGGTIAGIRVTDDGCGMSPEDAALACTRHATSKIARIEDLHGIRSLGFRGEALASIAAISRLTLTTRVGAGQISGTRVEWEGGRFVRQEECGCPPGTTVEVRDLFYNTPARRKFMRSLGAEMAYITGTLERTVLSHPGISFHVLHNGRTLISAPAGTLRDAALHLFGVEWERALLPVDYTGNRARIAGLVSRPSFSRQNPYQIFISVNGRPVVSRSIALAVREGYGTLLPADRFPVAILDISVDPATVDPNVHPTKREVRIAGEEEVREEIARAVGSALGSVAVITGGGNTTRFAQQRPLPLSPAETPYGVPSHPPGFVSEPCFGTVTGRKGGGRQAGLGIPEEPQEGASLPLLPEMEVIGQLDNTYILAAFRGGEDLILVDQHASHERILYDRLVEGGATPSQSQELLFPAVLDLSPREASIVSELLPVLHEAGFCLEEFGRGTYAVRAVPVVLGRQLDAAGARELVSAILSGSPRKGPAAADEIRKIVACRGAVKAGTPLSAGECRALLDDLRRTSHPYSCPHGRPTMVVLRKKEIDGLFLRA from the coding sequence ATGCCAGAATCCGCTCCGGGTGGGAAAATCCGCATCCTCGACGGGGAGACGGTGGCCCGGATCGCCGCCGGCGAGGTCATCGAGAGACCCGCGTCGGTCGTCAAGGAACTGGTGGAAAACGCGATCGACGCGGGGGCACGGACCATCGTGGTCGAGATCCGCTCGAGGGGGGGCACCATCGCCGGGATCAGGGTGACTGACGACGGGTGCGGCATGTCACCGGAGGACGCCGCACTCGCGTGCACCCGCCACGCCACGAGCAAGATCGCGCGGATAGAGGATCTCCACGGGATCAGGTCGCTCGGTTTCCGGGGCGAGGCCCTCGCGAGTATCGCGGCGATCTCGCGGCTCACGCTCACCACGCGGGTGGGAGCGGGGCAGATCTCGGGGACGCGGGTAGAGTGGGAGGGCGGGAGGTTCGTCAGGCAGGAAGAGTGCGGCTGCCCCCCGGGAACGACGGTCGAAGTCCGGGACCTCTTCTACAACACGCCTGCACGGAGGAAATTCATGCGCTCGCTCGGGGCGGAGATGGCCTACATCACGGGGACCCTCGAGCGGACCGTCCTCTCCCACCCCGGCATCTCGTTCCACGTCCTCCACAATGGCAGGACACTCATCTCGGCGCCCGCGGGGACACTCCGCGATGCCGCGCTCCACCTCTTCGGGGTCGAGTGGGAAAGGGCCCTCCTCCCCGTGGACTACACCGGCAACCGTGCCCGCATCGCGGGATTGGTTTCGCGCCCCTCGTTCTCGCGGCAGAACCCCTACCAGATATTCATCTCCGTGAACGGGCGGCCGGTGGTGTCAAGGTCCATCGCCCTCGCGGTACGGGAGGGGTACGGGACCCTCCTCCCCGCGGACCGCTTCCCCGTGGCCATCCTCGACATATCGGTCGATCCCGCGACCGTGGACCCAAACGTCCACCCGACGAAGAGGGAAGTACGGATCGCGGGGGAGGAGGAAGTCAGGGAGGAGATCGCCCGCGCGGTGGGATCCGCGCTAGGGTCCGTGGCAGTCATAACCGGCGGGGGCAATACAACCCGGTTCGCGCAGCAGAGACCGCTCCCCCTGAGTCCCGCCGAAACACCCTACGGGGTACCCTCCCATCCCCCGGGGTTCGTCTCGGAGCCCTGTTTTGGGACAGTCACCGGGAGGAAGGGCGGGGGACGGCAGGCCGGGCTCGGGATCCCGGAGGAGCCGCAGGAGGGAGCCTCGCTCCCTCTCCTCCCCGAGATGGAGGTCATCGGCCAGCTGGACAACACGTACATCCTCGCGGCGTTCCGCGGCGGCGAAGACCTGATCCTCGTCGACCAGCACGCCTCCCACGAGAGGATCCTCTACGACAGGCTCGTCGAGGGGGGTGCGACCCCATCCCAGAGCCAGGAACTCCTCTTCCCCGCCGTCCTCGATCTCTCCCCGCGCGAGGCCTCGATCGTCTCGGAGCTCCTCCCCGTCCTCCACGAGGCGGGGTTCTGCCTCGAGGAGTTCGGGAGGGGAACGTACGCCGTCCGCGCCGTGCCGGTCGTGCTCGGCAGGCAGCTCGACGCCGCGGGGGCGCGGGAGCTCGTCTCCGCGATCCTCTCGGGGAGCCCGAGGAAGGGTCCCGCGGCGGCGGACGAGATCCGGAAGATCGTCGCGTGCAGGGGTGCGGTGAAGGCCGGGACCCCCCTCTCCGCGGGGGAGTGCAGGGCACTCCTCGATGACCTCCGCAGGACGAGTCACCCCTACAGCTGTCCCCACGGGAGGCCGACGATGGTGGTCCTGAGGAAGAAGGAGATCGACGGGCTGTTCCTCCGGGCGTGA
- a CDS encoding pyridoxamine 5'-phosphate oxidase family protein, producing MEIVKIPRMEKKEYDALIEKGYICRIAFQGEKYPYIAPFLYVFDGRFLYFLSTKYGKKIEYFRKSPYVAVEIEKYTKDLSSYTFVSMQGYLEEVTDSIDKKMIRKQFVDLIKERRLSNNILAALGHSPQDPPEAIAEEERSLVWKLTGVRDLVALKNL from the coding sequence ATGGAAATTGTGAAGATACCCCGGATGGAGAAGAAGGAATACGATGCCCTCATCGAGAAAGGGTACATCTGCCGTATCGCGTTCCAGGGCGAGAAGTACCCCTACATTGCCCCGTTCCTCTACGTCTTCGACGGCAGGTTCCTCTACTTCCTCTCCACGAAGTACGGCAAGAAGATAGAATACTTCAGGAAGAGCCCGTACGTCGCTGTGGAGATCGAGAAGTACACGAAGGACCTCTCGAGCTACACGTTCGTGAGCATGCAGGGGTACCTCGAGGAAGTCACCGATTCCATCGACAAGAAGATGATACGCAAGCAGTTCGTCGACCTCATCAAGGAACGGCGGCTCTCGAATAACATCCTCGCGGCCCTCGGGCACTCGCCGCAGGACCCCCCGGAGGCAATCGCCGAGGAAGAGAGGTCCCTCGTGTGGAAACTGACCGGTGTGCGGGACCTCGTCGCGCTGAAGAACCTGTAG
- a CDS encoding MBL fold metallo-hydrolase, with the protein MFLQKVRSEGLSHNSYFVSDGGQAAVIDPRRDCEVYLDIAAATGSRIIHIFETHRNEDYATGSLELSARTGASIYHGAALDFSFGRPVREGDTFHVGRLELEVLETPGHTPESISLVLRDLSVSRDPIFLFSGDALFSGDVGRTDLLGPEKAEWAAGTLYDSLHRKILPLGDGVIVCPAHGAGSVCGGDISDLEFTTVGYERAHNPCFLLGREEFVARKKAEHHYRPPYFTTMEKVNREGPPVLSHLPRPVPLDPKEFAEKVGAGAQVIDVRSPEAFGGGHVPGSISLWKDGIPSFAGWVLSYDRPILVVDEPGEPPGTVVQRLVRLGYDAVAGYLAGGFPAWSRAGKTVDKVETWSAATLHDSLEKERLVLLDVRDRKNRDAHGFIMGSRHIYVGELPSRLGELPRNQKVAVYCDAGFKGSLAASILRAAGFERVANVLGGFAAWRAAGYPVERRSS; encoded by the coding sequence ATGTTCCTCCAGAAGGTGCGGTCAGAGGGCCTCTCCCACAACTCTTACTTCGTCTCGGACGGCGGGCAAGCCGCCGTGATTGACCCGCGGCGGGACTGCGAGGTCTACCTCGACATTGCTGCCGCAACCGGCTCGCGCATCATTCACATCTTCGAGACACACCGGAACGAGGATTACGCCACGGGCTCGCTCGAGCTCTCGGCGCGGACGGGGGCCTCCATCTACCACGGTGCGGCTCTCGATTTCTCGTTCGGGAGACCCGTCCGGGAGGGGGACACGTTCCACGTCGGCCGGCTCGAACTCGAGGTACTCGAGACGCCGGGCCACACGCCCGAGAGCATCTCGCTCGTCCTGCGGGACCTCTCCGTCTCCCGCGACCCGATCTTCCTCTTCTCCGGGGACGCCCTCTTTTCGGGCGACGTGGGCAGGACCGACCTGCTCGGGCCGGAGAAGGCAGAGTGGGCGGCGGGGACGCTCTACGATTCCCTGCACAGGAAAATCCTCCCTCTCGGGGACGGGGTCATCGTGTGCCCGGCCCACGGGGCGGGATCGGTCTGCGGGGGAGATATATCGGACCTCGAATTCACGACGGTAGGGTACGAGAGGGCCCACAACCCCTGTTTCCTCCTCGGGAGGGAGGAGTTCGTCGCGAGGAAGAAGGCCGAGCACCACTACAGGCCGCCATACTTCACCACGATGGAGAAGGTCAACAGGGAAGGCCCGCCGGTCCTCTCGCACCTCCCCCGGCCCGTCCCCCTCGACCCGAAGGAATTCGCGGAGAAGGTGGGAGCGGGTGCACAGGTGATCGACGTCAGGTCCCCCGAGGCATTCGGCGGGGGGCACGTTCCCGGCAGCATCTCCCTCTGGAAGGACGGGATCCCCTCCTTCGCGGGGTGGGTCCTCTCCTACGACCGCCCCATCCTCGTCGTCGACGAACCCGGAGAGCCCCCCGGTACGGTCGTGCAGCGCCTCGTGCGGCTCGGTTACGACGCGGTCGCGGGGTACCTCGCGGGAGGTTTCCCCGCGTGGAGCCGCGCGGGGAAGACCGTGGACAAGGTAGAGACGTGGTCCGCGGCAACGCTCCACGACTCGCTCGAGAAGGAGAGGCTCGTTCTCCTCGACGTGAGGGACAGGAAGAACAGGGATGCGCACGGGTTCATCATGGGTTCGCGGCACATATACGTCGGCGAGCTCCCCTCGCGCCTCGGGGAACTCCCCAGGAACCAGAAGGTCGCGGTCTACTGCGATGCGGGTTTCAAGGGGAGCCTCGCCGCGAGTATCCTGCGGGCCGCGGGCTTCGAGCGCGTCGCCAATGTCCTCGGAGGGTTCGCGGCGTGGAGGGCAGCCGGATACCCCGTCGAGAGGAGGTCGTCGTGA